The Solibacillus sp. FSL W7-1464 genome contains a region encoding:
- a CDS encoding aldehyde dehydrogenase family protein, which produces MNIAPITVNAIINGEKIQTDNKITRENPTHPEQIVGYAPNNTREQTIQAIDAAYEAFKTWAWSDVEDRIARMQRAIQKIKDATPEIAELLSREHGKALYDAQGEIAVSLMWMEFAVENVKKVTAPEDRKHETGRTIITHDPIGVVSAITPWNYPISLSTIKIAPALLTGNTMVLKPSPFAPLAVSRVAEIIAEEFPSGVLNLVNGDAEVGIELTSNPKVAKIAFTGGTNTAKHIMKAASETIKKMTLELGGNDAAIVLDDFDVNDERALRRMVIANFLTAGQICMIAKRIYVHRSIYDAFVEKYIEAANKWIKVGDPFNPDVTVGPVNNKNQVEYVKSLVEDAKNKGAQIIPLGTILNPELMDNGYFLQPTLVLGADVHDRVVVEEQFGPTVPILPYDDEEQVIQLHNESIYGLTSSVWGEAEHAIKVARRIEAGTTMINTAAIQGLDVRFPFGGVKQSGVGREYGLDGIKSYTETHVINLPNDLELPYIPE; this is translated from the coding sequence ATGAATATTGCACCAATTACAGTTAACGCTATTATAAATGGCGAGAAAATACAAACAGATAATAAAATTACGCGTGAAAATCCAACACACCCTGAGCAAATTGTGGGGTACGCTCCCAATAATACGAGAGAGCAAACAATCCAGGCAATCGACGCGGCATATGAAGCCTTTAAAACTTGGGCCTGGAGTGATGTCGAGGATCGTATCGCAAGAATGCAGCGTGCCATTCAGAAAATAAAAGACGCAACGCCTGAAATCGCTGAGCTATTATCACGCGAACATGGGAAAGCGCTGTATGATGCCCAAGGGGAAATTGCAGTTTCTCTTATGTGGATGGAATTTGCCGTTGAAAACGTGAAAAAAGTGACAGCTCCTGAAGATCGCAAACATGAAACTGGTCGAACTATTATTACCCATGACCCAATCGGTGTTGTATCGGCGATTACGCCTTGGAACTACCCGATTTCACTTTCAACAATCAAAATTGCTCCCGCTTTGTTAACAGGTAATACAATGGTACTAAAACCAAGTCCATTCGCCCCTTTAGCGGTAAGCCGGGTAGCCGAAATTATTGCGGAAGAATTTCCCTCAGGTGTATTGAACCTAGTTAACGGGGATGCAGAAGTTGGAATTGAACTTACATCAAACCCGAAAGTTGCGAAAATCGCCTTCACAGGTGGGACAAATACGGCTAAACATATTATGAAAGCAGCATCTGAAACGATTAAAAAAATGACCCTGGAACTTGGCGGTAATGATGCAGCAATCGTACTGGATGACTTTGATGTTAACGATGAACGTGCATTAAGAAGAATGGTTATTGCCAACTTCCTGACAGCCGGTCAAATTTGTATGATTGCAAAACGTATCTATGTACACCGTTCCATTTACGATGCGTTTGTTGAAAAATATATCGAAGCAGCAAACAAATGGATTAAAGTAGGCGACCCATTCAATCCAGATGTCACAGTCGGTCCCGTAAACAACAAAAACCAAGTAGAATATGTAAAAAGTTTAGTGGAAGATGCCAAAAATAAAGGGGCACAAATTATTCCATTAGGAACAATACTGAACCCTGAATTAATGGATAACGGTTACTTCTTACAACCAACACTTGTGTTAGGTGCTGATGTTCATGACCGTGTTGTAGTTGAAGAACAATTTGGCCCTACTGTACCAATCCTTCCATATGATGATGAAGAACAAGTTATCCAATTACACAATGAAAGCATTTACGGTTTAACAAGTTCCGTTTGGGGAGAAGCAGAACATGCCATAAAAGTGGCTCGTCGCATTGAAGCAGGTACAACGATGATTAACACTGCCGCAATTCAAGGATTAGATGTTCGTTTCCCGTTTGGCGGTGTGAAACAATCAGGTGTAGGTCGCGAATATGGATTAGATGGTATCAAATCTTACACAGAAACTCATGTCATCAATCTGCCAAACGACCTGGAATTACCTTACATTCCTGAATAA